In the Hordeum vulgare subsp. vulgare chromosome 7H, MorexV3_pseudomolecules_assembly, whole genome shotgun sequence genome, one interval contains:
- the LOC123410182 gene encoding cyclin-H1-1-like isoform X2, translated as MDKANRRSAQILAQYGTTRLKVDPVDCWISNPEPVPDGTVVGSSSVKPLSCKEEQVMRIFYEQKIQEVCRAFKFPHKIQATTIIYFKRFYLPWSVMEHHPKNIMNLSLPAPSFDLPDIADLFDPPSLPTQVLLVSWEVHQGKENQMDHPFKISLNLFWTPILLE; from the exons ATGGACAAGGCGAACCGGCGTTCCGCGCAGATACTTGCCCAG TATGGGACGACGAGATTGAAGGTGGACCCTGTGGATTGCTGGATATCAAACCCAGAACCTGTGCCTGATGGTACAG TTGTTGGAAGCTCGAGTGTGAAGCCTCTATCCTGCAAAGAGGAGCAAGTGATGCGGATATTTTACGAGCAAAAGATTCAGGAAGTGTGCAGAGCATTCAAATTCCCCCACAAAATTCAG GCTACAACTATAATATATTTCAAGAGATTCTATCTACCGTGGTCTGTAATGGAGCACCACCCAAAGAATATTAT GAATCTCTCCCTGCCCGCGCCATCCTTTGACCTACCAGACATTGCAGATCTTTTTGATCCCCCCTCTCTCCCAACACAGGTTCTGCTGGTATCATGGGAAGTTCATCAAGGAAAAGAGAATCAAATGGATCATCCATTCAAGATCAGTTTAAACCTTTTCTGGACACCTATTTTACTGGAGtga
- the LOC123410182 gene encoding cyclin-H1-1-like isoform X3 produces MVQYGTTRLKVDPVDCWISNPEPVPDGTVVGSSSVKPLSCKEEQVMRIFYEQKIQEVCRAFKFPHKIQATTIIYFKRFYLPWSVMEHHPKNIMNLSLPAPSFDLPDIADLFDPPSLPTQVLLVSWEVHQGKENQMDHPFKISLNLFWTPILLE; encoded by the exons ATGGTACAG TATGGGACGACGAGATTGAAGGTGGACCCTGTTGATTGCTGGATATCAAACCCAGAACCTGTGCCTGATGGTACAG TTGTTGGAAGCTCGAGTGTGAAGCCTCTATCCTGCAAAGAGGAGCAAGTGATGCGGATATTTTACGAGCAAAAGATTCAGGAAGTGTGCAGAGCATTCAAATTCCCCCACAAAATTCAG GCTACAACTATAATATATTTCAAGAGATTCTATCTACCGTGGTCTGTAATGGAGCACCACCCAAAGAATATTAT GAATCTCTCCCTGCCCGCGCCATCCTTTGACCTACCAGACATTGCAGATCTTTTTGATCCCCCCTCTCTCCCAACACAGGTTCTGCTGGTATCATGGGAAGTTCATCAAGGAAAAGAGAATCAAATGGATCATCCATTCAAGATCAGTTTAAACCTTTTCTGGACACCTATTTTACTGGAGtga